One genomic window of Micropterus dolomieu isolate WLL.071019.BEF.003 ecotype Adirondacks linkage group LG06, ASM2129224v1, whole genome shotgun sequence includes the following:
- the xkr4 gene encoding XK-related protein 4, with amino-acid sequence MAAKSDGVLKIKKSDVAFTPLQNSEHSGSVQGLHPGAQPDSAGTGDGDFANGESRCCGGGGSNSTCLRLGREQQKYTVWDCLWIVAAVAVYLADVGTDVWLSVDYYLRRDYWWFGLTLFFVVLGSFSVQLFSFRWFVHDFSTEDGAESAADCSHMDGNKLLSGSASHGDVTAQHHPATPQRQASTASKNTTTNSTASTAVGNRSRKRTAYYSFCVWFGQSVIHILQLGQIWRYFHTIYLGVRSRQSAETDRWRYYWRMVYEFADVSMLHLLATFLESAPQLVLQLCIIIQTHKLQAVQGMTAAASLVSLAWALASYQKALRESRDDKKPISYLAVIIQFCWHFFTIAARVITFALFASVFQLYFGIFIVLHWCIMTFWIVHCETDFCISKWEEIVFDMVVGIIYIFSWFNVKEGRTRCRLFIYYLVILVENAALSALWYLYRSPHTTDAFAVPALCVIFSSFLTGVVFMLMYYAFFHPNGPRFGRSPSGQGLDLDPTAQFSTLPSEGATNSLRSNRGGATTLERDVGKYSERDGCMPVFQVRPTVPSTPSSRAPRLEETVIKIDLCRNRYPAWERHVLDRSIRKAILAIDCSLTPPRLQYKDDALVQERLEYETTL; translated from the exons ATGGCGGCTAAATCGGACGGGGTCCTGAAGATAAAGAAGAGCGACGTGGCCTTCACCCCTCTGCAGAACTCGGAGCACTCCGGCTCGGTGCAGGGGCTCCACCCGGGCGCTCAACCCGACTCTGCAGGCACCGGGGATGGAGACTTCGCCAACGGAGAGTCGCGGTGCTGCGGCGGGGGAGGCTCCAACTCGACGTGCCTTCGCCTGGGCAGGGAGCAGCAAAAATACACGGTGTGGGACTGCTTGTGGATCGTAGCCGCAGTGGCCGTGTATCTGGCCGATGTGGGCACCGACGTGTGGCTGTCGGTTGACTACTACCTCCGCCGCGACTACTGGTGGTTCGGCCTGACGCTCTTCTTCGTGGTGCTGGGCTCCTTCTCGGTCCAGCTGTTTAGCTTCAGATGGTTCGTCCACGACTTCAGCACCGAGGACGGCGCGGAATCCGCTGCCGACTGCTCCCACATGGATGGGAACAAGCTGCTGAGCGGCTCTGCCTCACACGGCGACGTTACCGCTCAACACCACCCGGCCACGCCGCAGAGACAGGCGTCGACCGCCAGCAAGAATACCACGACCAACAGCACCGCGAGCACGGCGGTGGGGAACAGGAGTAGGAAACGAACGGCCTACTACTCCTTCTGCGTCTGGTTCGGCCAGTCGGTCATCCACATCCTCCAGCTGGGCCAAATATGGAG GTATTTCCATACAATCTACCTGGGCGTTCGGAGTCGTCAGAGTGCTGAGACAGACCGCTGGCGTTACTACTGGAGGATGGTCTATGAGtttgcagatgtgagcatgctGCATCTATTGGCCACCTTTCTGGAGAGCGCTCCACAACTGGTGCTGCAGCTGTGCATcatcatacagacacacaagctcCAGGCTGTacaag GTATGACAGCGGCAGCCTCCCTTGTGTCTCTGGCCTGGGCGCTGGCTTCCTACCAGAAAGCCCTGCGAGAGTCTCGGGATGACAAGAAGCCGATCAGCTACCTGGCTGTCATCATCCAGTTCTGTTGGCATTTCTTCACTATCGCCGCAAGGGTCATCACCTTTGCCCTGTTTGCCTCTGTGTTCCAACTCTACTTTGGCATCTTCATTGTCCTGCACTGGTGCATCATGACCTTCTGGATTGTCCACTGTGAGACAGACTTCTGCATCAGCAAGTGGGAGGAAATTGTGTTTGACATGGTGGTGGGCATAATCTATATCTTTTCCTGGTTCAACGTCAAGGAGGGTCGGACAAG GTGTCGGCTTTTCATCTATTACCTGGTGATCCTGGTGGAGAATGCTGCACTCAGTGCGTTGTGGTATCTCTACCGGTCGCCTCATACCACTGACGCCTTTGCAGTGCCAGCACTCTGCGTCATCTTCAGCAGTTTCCTCACTGGCGTGGTTTTCATGCTCATGTACTATGCCTTTTTCCATCCCAACGGGCCACGCTTTGGACGATCGCCGAGCGGCCAGGGTCTGGACCTAGACCCCACTGCTCAGTTCTCCACACTACCATCTGAAGGTGCCACCAACTCACTGCGCTCCAACCGAGGTGGCGCCACAACCCTGGAGCGTGACGTGGGGAAGTATTCTGAGCGGGATGGTTGCATGCCGGTGTTTCAGGTCCGACCCACAGTGCCATCTACACCATCGTCTCGTGCCCCACGCCTGGAAGAGACGGTCATCAAGATCGACCTCTGCAGGAACCGCTACCCAGCCTGGGAGCGCCATGTCCTCGACCGTAGTATACGCAAGGCAATCCTGGCCATAGATTGCTCCCTGACTCCTCCACGGCTGCAGTACAAAGATGATGCTCTGGTGCAGGAGAGGTTGGAATATGAGACCACGTTATAG